One Micromonospora sp. WMMD1120 genomic region harbors:
- a CDS encoding LacI family DNA-binding transcriptional regulator yields the protein MGADDGRRVTITAIAREAGVSVPTVSRVLNGRSDVAPGTRERVEELLRHHGYRRRTSRSVRRAGLVDLVFNDLDSPWAVEIIRGVEDVGHGAGVGTVVSAIHRQPTAARQWLQNLRTRATDGVIFVTSHLSPPLHAQLRRLNVPVVVVDPAGVPAMDVPTIGATNWAGGLAATEHLLSIGHRRIGFVAGPTHLLCSRARLDGYRAGLEAAGVPVDDALIYPGDFYHASGFAAATTLLDLADPPTGIFAASDQMAFGVYEAIRRRGLRVPDDVSVVGFDDLPEARWASPPLTTVRQPLVEMGRLAARTVLRLAQGEGIDSPRVELATELVVRDSTAAPPTGSPDPS from the coding sequence GTGGGCGCGGACGACGGACGCAGGGTGACCATCACCGCGATCGCGCGGGAGGCCGGGGTGTCGGTGCCGACGGTGTCCCGGGTGCTCAACGGGCGCTCCGATGTGGCCCCCGGCACCCGGGAGCGGGTCGAGGAGCTGTTGCGCCACCACGGTTACCGGCGTCGTACCAGCCGCAGCGTCCGCCGCGCCGGCCTCGTCGACCTGGTCTTCAACGACCTGGACAGCCCCTGGGCCGTGGAGATCATCCGTGGTGTGGAGGACGTCGGGCACGGGGCGGGGGTCGGTACCGTCGTCTCCGCGATCCACCGGCAGCCGACCGCCGCCCGGCAGTGGTTACAGAACCTGCGGACCCGGGCCACCGACGGCGTCATCTTCGTGACCTCGCACCTGAGCCCGCCGTTGCACGCGCAACTACGCCGGCTCAACGTGCCGGTGGTGGTCGTTGACCCGGCCGGCGTGCCGGCGATGGACGTGCCGACGATCGGGGCCACCAACTGGGCCGGCGGGCTGGCCGCCACCGAGCACCTGCTCTCGATCGGGCACCGCCGCATCGGTTTCGTGGCCGGGCCGACGCACCTGCTGTGCAGCCGGGCCCGGCTCGACGGTTACCGGGCCGGGCTGGAGGCCGCCGGGGTGCCGGTGGACGACGCCCTGATCTACCCGGGCGACTTCTACCACGCCTCCGGGTTCGCCGCAGCGACCACGCTGCTCGATCTCGCCGACCCGCCGACCGGCATCTTCGCCGCCAGCGACCAGATGGCGTTCGGTGTCTACGAGGCCATCCGGCGGCGCGGTCTGCGCGTACCGGACGACGTGAGCGTCGTCGGCTTCGACGACCTGCCGGAGGCGCGCTGGGCGTCACCGCCGCTCACCACCGTGCGTCAACCGCTCGTCGAGATGGGACGGTTGGCGGCCCGGACAGTGCTGCGCCTGGCCCAGGGCGAGGGCATCGACTCGCCCCGGGTGGAGCTCGCCACGGAACTGGTCGTCCGGGACAGCACCGCCGCGCCGCCGACCGGGTCGCCCGACCCGTCGTGA
- a CDS encoding serine hydrolase, which yields MRAALLAAATSAVLLAPAPVTVAGASAAPTPRCPRVPAPAASRPPRPTPPPAVPAHRVIGGAALDTAGMVVPAGVAAPPALTATSWLVADLDSGQVLGGCGPHEYGTPASVQKLLLAATMLPRLDPRQTVTVTDEDMNIEPGSSAVGLVAGGRYRIETIWLGLLLNSGNEAANALARLGSGTDSAAAGVRAMNEHAHHLGALQTHAVTPSGLDGRGQFTSAYDLALIARACFAQPTFRRYALTRQTSIPAQPAQRTKGFAIQNENQLVHRYPGALGGKTGFTDLARHTYVGAAERGGRRLVVTLLGAESTPARGWEQGAALLDWGFTLPRDASVGRLVEPGELTATPSVAPSALAAPARPAAASGPTRTGAGWLWSVTALSGAGLLVLGAGLLWRRRRQAP from the coding sequence ATGAGAGCTGCGCTGCTGGCGGCCGCGACGTCCGCCGTCCTGCTCGCTCCCGCGCCGGTCACCGTGGCGGGAGCGTCCGCCGCGCCGACGCCGCGCTGCCCACGGGTGCCCGCCCCGGCGGCGTCGCGCCCGCCCCGCCCCACCCCTCCGCCCGCCGTACCCGCGCACCGGGTGATCGGCGGGGCGGCGCTGGACACCGCCGGAATGGTCGTGCCGGCCGGCGTCGCCGCGCCGCCCGCCCTCACCGCCACGTCGTGGCTCGTCGCCGACCTGGACAGCGGCCAGGTGCTCGGCGGCTGTGGCCCGCACGAGTACGGCACCCCGGCCAGCGTCCAGAAGCTGCTGCTGGCGGCCACGATGCTGCCCCGTCTGGACCCGAGGCAGACGGTCACCGTGACCGACGAGGACATGAACATCGAACCGGGCTCCTCCGCCGTCGGCCTGGTCGCCGGTGGGCGGTACCGCATCGAGACCATCTGGCTCGGACTGCTGCTCAACTCGGGCAACGAGGCCGCCAACGCGCTGGCCCGACTCGGGAGCGGAACGGACAGCGCGGCGGCCGGGGTACGCGCCATGAACGAGCACGCCCACCACCTCGGCGCGCTGCAGACGCACGCGGTCACCCCCTCCGGGCTGGACGGCAGGGGGCAGTTCACCAGCGCGTACGACCTGGCGTTGATCGCACGGGCCTGCTTCGCCCAGCCGACCTTCCGCCGGTACGCGCTGACCCGGCAGACGTCGATCCCGGCCCAGCCGGCGCAGCGCACCAAGGGCTTCGCCATCCAGAACGAGAACCAGCTCGTCCACCGCTACCCGGGAGCCCTCGGCGGCAAGACCGGCTTCACCGACCTGGCCCGGCACACCTACGTGGGGGCGGCGGAGCGCGGCGGACGACGCCTGGTGGTGACGCTGCTGGGTGCCGAGTCGACGCCGGCACGCGGCTGGGAGCAGGGCGCCGCCCTGTTGGACTGGGGATTCACGCTGCCCCGGGACGCCTCGGTGGGCCGGCTGGTCGAGCCCGGCGAGCTGACCGCCACGCCGTCCGTGGCACCGTCCGCGCTGGCGGCGCCGGCACGCCCGGCGGCGGCCAGCGGACCGACGCGTACCGGCGCCGGCTGGCTCTGGTCGGTGACCGCGCTCAGCGGCGCGGGTCTGCTCGTGCTCGGCGCTGGGCTGCTGTGGCGGCGACGCCGCCAGGCGCCCTGA
- a CDS encoding MerR family transcriptional regulator, which translates to MDVEPETRLRAVDLAATVGISVQQVRNYVEQGVLPPVRRTPSGYRVFTTAHARALTVARRLAEGHGWVRTREVMAAVHSGDLPAALAALDGGHAELDRERAEIRRVLGAFETVLAGPPAARPAARRGARIGEVAALVGVRTSQLRLWEERGLLRPARTPGTNYRVYDEAELRAAQVIALLRRGAYPFEIIEAVLGELRTTGSPQRVRAELARREHELHARSLRRLRGTAALHDYLRGRGDTG; encoded by the coding sequence GTGGACGTCGAGCCGGAGACCCGGCTGCGCGCCGTGGACCTGGCGGCGACCGTCGGGATCTCGGTGCAGCAGGTGCGCAACTACGTCGAGCAGGGGGTGCTGCCGCCGGTGCGGCGCACCCCGAGCGGCTACCGCGTCTTCACCACCGCGCACGCGCGGGCGCTGACCGTCGCGCGACGGCTGGCCGAGGGGCACGGCTGGGTCCGTACCCGGGAGGTCATGGCGGCGGTGCACTCCGGCGACCTGCCGGCGGCCCTGGCGGCGCTCGACGGCGGCCATGCCGAGCTGGACCGGGAGCGCGCCGAGATCCGCCGGGTGCTGGGCGCGTTCGAGACAGTGCTGGCCGGGCCTCCGGCCGCCCGACCGGCTGCCCGGCGCGGCGCCCGCATCGGCGAGGTCGCCGCGCTCGTCGGGGTCCGTACCTCGCAGCTGCGCCTCTGGGAGGAGCGCGGGCTGCTGCGGCCGGCCCGCACGCCCGGCACCAACTACCGGGTGTACGACGAGGCGGAGCTACGCGCCGCGCAGGTCATCGCGCTGCTGCGACGCGGCGCGTACCCCTTCGAGATCATCGAGGCGGTGCTGGGCGAACTGCGGACCACCGGCAGCCCGCAGCGGGTCCGCGCCGAGCTGGCCCGCCGTGAGCACGAACTGCACGCCCGCAGCCTGCGACGGCTGCGCGGCACCGCCGCGCTGCACGACTACCTCCGCGGACGCGGCGACACGGGTTGA
- a CDS encoding spore photoproduct lyase family protein has translation MTSPDAVDVDQPLAVDVPAAPHDASGERVPIRDLAGLAPPTRPARRWTPGRVVVTPAALDQPHGQRIIERVRALGIEVEHLRSNRLTGVRGQTDRETYARAKSTMAIVVSPPSRRALQPIAPSADWRVDLAEGCPAHCQYCYLAGSLSGPPVTRVYADLDDILAGLSAYAGRGTVTSRNARRADEGTTFEASCYTDPLALEHLTGSWRRTVEHFADWDAPVQLRWTTKYADVDSFVGLPHAGRTRVRFSVNCAPVSERFEGGTARVPDRLAALRRLALDGYPVGLTIAPIIALPDWRAAYGLLLDQVRAAVDGVPDLDLTAELITHRFTPGSKEILLGWYPRTRLEMDEESRTRKRGRFGAVKYVYPRDTMAELRGWFTAELTARVPACRILYWT, from the coding sequence ATGACCAGCCCGGACGCCGTCGACGTCGACCAGCCGCTCGCCGTGGACGTACCGGCCGCGCCGCACGACGCCAGCGGCGAGCGGGTGCCGATCCGCGACCTCGCCGGCCTCGCGCCGCCGACCCGGCCCGCCCGTCGCTGGACGCCGGGCCGGGTGGTGGTCACCCCGGCCGCGCTCGACCAGCCGCACGGCCAGCGGATCATCGAGCGGGTGCGGGCCCTGGGCATCGAGGTGGAACACCTGAGATCCAACCGACTGACCGGGGTACGCGGACAGACCGACCGGGAGACCTACGCGCGCGCCAAGTCGACGATGGCGATAGTGGTGAGCCCACCGTCGCGGCGCGCCCTGCAACCCATCGCCCCGAGCGCCGACTGGCGGGTCGACCTGGCCGAGGGCTGCCCGGCGCACTGCCAGTACTGCTACCTCGCCGGGTCGCTGTCCGGCCCACCCGTCACCCGCGTGTACGCGGACCTCGACGACATCCTGGCCGGCCTGAGCGCGTACGCCGGGCGGGGGACGGTGACCAGCCGCAACGCGCGGCGCGCCGACGAGGGCACCACCTTCGAGGCGTCCTGCTACACCGACCCGCTCGCCCTGGAACACCTGACCGGCAGTTGGCGGCGGACGGTGGAGCACTTCGCCGACTGGGACGCGCCCGTGCAACTGCGCTGGACCACCAAGTACGCCGACGTGGACAGCTTCGTGGGGCTACCGCACGCCGGCCGGACCCGGGTCCGCTTCAGTGTCAACTGCGCCCCGGTCAGCGAACGTTTCGAGGGCGGCACCGCGCGGGTGCCGGACCGACTGGCCGCGCTGCGCCGGCTCGCGCTCGACGGCTACCCGGTGGGGTTGACCATCGCGCCGATCATCGCGCTACCCGACTGGCGGGCGGCCTACGGCCTGCTGCTCGACCAGGTCCGCGCGGCGGTCGACGGGGTGCCGGACCTGGACCTGACCGCGGAGCTGATCACCCACCGGTTCACCCCGGGCAGCAAGGAGATCCTGCTCGGTTGGTACCCGCGGACCCGGTTGGAGATGGACGAGGAGTCCCGGACCCGCAAGCGCGGCAGGTTCGGGGCGGTGAAGTACGTCTACCCCCGCGACACGATGGCCGAGCTGCGCGGCTGGTTCACCGCCGAGTTGACCGCCCGGGTCCCCGCCTGCCGGATCCTCTACTGGACCTGA
- a CDS encoding quercetin 2,3-dioxygenase yields MAARPYVRRAGEGEAHWFVGSLMTVKATGEQTRGSLTVVEFVNPPGFAAPLHRHQHEDELFYLLSGTAEFRCDGEAFTAGPGDFVLLPVGLPHTFLVGPDEPLHALQITTPAGFERFAAEAGAPALDRRLPDQAPIDPAVLGHVAARHGIELLGPPPSAERIDSKGAST; encoded by the coding sequence ATGGCCGCCCGCCCGTACGTGCGCCGTGCCGGTGAGGGAGAAGCCCACTGGTTCGTCGGCAGCCTGATGACAGTGAAGGCGACCGGGGAACAGACCCGAGGCAGTCTCACCGTCGTCGAGTTCGTCAACCCGCCGGGTTTCGCCGCGCCTCTGCATCGGCACCAGCACGAGGACGAACTGTTCTACCTGCTGTCCGGGACCGCCGAGTTCCGCTGCGACGGCGAGGCCTTCACCGCCGGGCCCGGCGACTTCGTCCTTCTGCCCGTCGGACTGCCCCACACCTTTCTCGTCGGACCCGACGAGCCGCTGCACGCCCTGCAGATCACCACCCCGGCCGGGTTCGAGCGGTTCGCCGCGGAGGCCGGCGCCCCGGCGCTCGACCGCCGACTGCCCGACCAGGCACCGATCGACCCCGCCGTCCTCGGCCACGTCGCCGCTCGGCACGGCATCGAACTGCTCGGGCCACCACCGAGCGCTGAGCGAATCGACAGCAAGGGAGCCAGCACATGA
- a CDS encoding M15 family metallopeptidase: MRTPVAVVLALAALLGGCSRAEPRSAPATPQPTSVRPTPTPSPTQRLPGFVVLTDVDPRIHADIRYATPHNFVGRPIDGYREPLCLLTRQAAEALRRVQDAALAGGHSLKVYDCYRPQPAVDDFVAWSKRPGEQQTKAEFYPDVAKDRLFAEGYIGAPTAHSRGSTMDLTLVDEPPASQPPYRVGQQLVACTAPRGQRFADNSIDMGTGFDCFDARAHTADPRITGVARDNRRLLQRLMTDAGFVNYDREWWHYRLRDEPYPDTFFSAPVARSSIG, translated from the coding sequence GTGCGTACCCCGGTCGCCGTCGTGCTCGCGCTCGCCGCCCTGCTCGGCGGCTGCTCGCGGGCGGAGCCCCGGTCCGCGCCGGCGACGCCCCAGCCGACGTCGGTACGTCCCACCCCGACGCCCAGCCCGACCCAGCGGTTGCCGGGCTTCGTGGTGCTGACCGACGTCGACCCGCGCATCCACGCCGACATCCGCTACGCCACGCCGCACAACTTCGTCGGCCGGCCGATCGACGGCTACCGGGAGCCGCTGTGCCTGCTCACCCGGCAGGCGGCGGAGGCGCTGCGCCGCGTGCAGGACGCCGCGCTGGCCGGCGGGCACAGCCTCAAGGTGTACGACTGCTACCGCCCGCAGCCGGCGGTGGACGACTTCGTCGCCTGGTCCAAGCGCCCCGGCGAGCAGCAGACCAAGGCCGAGTTCTACCCCGACGTGGCAAAGGACCGGCTCTTCGCCGAGGGCTACATCGGGGCGCCGACCGCACACAGCCGGGGCAGCACCATGGATCTGACCCTCGTCGACGAGCCACCCGCCAGCCAACCCCCGTACCGGGTCGGGCAGCAGCTGGTCGCCTGCACCGCGCCCCGCGGGCAGCGTTTCGCCGACAACAGCATCGACATGGGTACGGGCTTCGACTGCTTCGACGCGCGGGCGCACACCGCCGATCCCCGGATCACCGGCGTCGCCCGGGACAACCGCCGGCTGTTGCAGCGGTTGATGACCGACGCCGGGTTCGTCAACTACGACCGCGAGTGGTGGCACTACCGGCTGCGCGACGAGCCGTACCCGGACACGTTCTTCTCCGCGCCGGTCGCCCGCTCGTCGATCGGCTGA
- a CDS encoding peptidylprolyl isomerase gives MSSELEPRPTVAAPRRPARALTRLAGVAVLAGALVVGASATAVAAPGPPADAPRTTHGPCAYTETPEEPAARPVPLPPDPRRTPARGSVRVTLATNHGPIGLTLDRAAAPCTVQSFLHLVGKRFYDRTSCHRLTAYPTLSVLQCGDPSGTGAGGPGYRYRDELPTDLPPAPTDPTGERRVYARGVLAMANAGPDTNGSQFFLVYANSALRPNYTIFGEVDAAGLATLDRIAAGGIAPTAEDPAPVDGAPALPVYIRKAVRVHHHH, from the coding sequence GTGTCGAGTGAACTCGAACCGCGTCCCACCGTGGCGGCACCCCGCCGGCCGGCGCGCGCCCTGACCCGCCTCGCCGGGGTGGCAGTGCTCGCCGGAGCGCTGGTCGTCGGCGCGTCCGCCACCGCGGTCGCCGCACCGGGCCCGCCGGCCGACGCGCCGCGCACCACCCACGGCCCGTGCGCGTACACCGAGACGCCGGAGGAGCCCGCGGCCCGGCCGGTGCCGCTGCCGCCCGACCCCCGGCGCACGCCGGCCCGGGGCAGTGTCCGGGTGACACTGGCGACCAACCACGGGCCGATCGGCCTGACGCTGGACCGGGCCGCCGCGCCGTGCACGGTGCAGAGCTTCCTGCACCTGGTGGGCAAGCGCTTCTACGACCGCACCTCGTGCCACCGCCTCACCGCCTACCCGACGCTGAGTGTGTTGCAGTGCGGTGACCCGTCCGGCACCGGCGCGGGCGGGCCGGGCTACCGGTACCGCGACGAGCTGCCGACCGACCTGCCGCCCGCGCCCACCGACCCGACCGGCGAGCGCCGGGTGTACGCCCGCGGGGTGCTCGCCATGGCCAACGCCGGGCCGGACACCAACGGCAGCCAGTTCTTCCTGGTCTACGCCAACTCCGCGCTGCGACCCAACTACACGATCTTCGGCGAGGTCGACGCCGCCGGCCTGGCCACCCTGGATCGGATCGCCGCCGGCGGGATCGCGCCGACCGCCGAGGACCCGGCCCCGGTCGACGGCGCGCCCGCGCTGCCGGTGTACATCCGCAAGGCCGTCCGGGTCCACCACCACCACTGA
- a CDS encoding DUF3558 family protein, producing MRRPPGYEPAVRTPPLGSTAPRISATRSAAAIPVAVMILALTGCGTADPAPPPSAVTQPDVAAPAAQPDVAATPARTADPCALVPKAAAERLAGTPLQDPVAAPESCTYTAPVSGPTAQVEVYVGAGAKKILDIDRDLGHDLRPVTGVGDEAHIEDGAVFVAVGGTWVAIRLVTLADPAASRQALEDLARDVVTRL from the coding sequence ATGCGACGACCACCCGGCTACGAACCCGCAGTGCGGACACCGCCCCTGGGCTCGACCGCACCCAGGATCAGCGCCACCCGCTCGGCCGCGGCCATCCCCGTGGCGGTCATGATCCTCGCGCTGACCGGGTGCGGCACGGCCGACCCAGCTCCACCACCGTCCGCCGTCACGCAGCCCGACGTCGCCGCACCGGCCGCCCAGCCCGACGTCGCCGCGACCCCGGCCCGGACCGCCGACCCGTGCGCGTTGGTGCCGAAGGCCGCCGCCGAGCGTCTGGCCGGGACGCCCTTGCAGGACCCGGTCGCGGCCCCGGAATCCTGCACCTACACCGCGCCGGTCAGCGGACCCACAGCCCAGGTCGAGGTCTACGTCGGCGCTGGGGCCAAGAAGATCCTCGACATCGACCGCGACCTCGGCCACGACCTGAGACCCGTGACTGGCGTCGGTGACGAGGCGCACATTGAGGACGGCGCGGTGTTCGTCGCCGTCGGCGGCACCTGGGTCGCCATCCGACTGGTCACGCTGGCCGATCCGGCGGCGTCCCGGCAGGCGCTGGAGGACCTGGCCCGGGATGTGGTGACGCGGTTATGA
- a CDS encoding excinuclease ABC subunit UvrA, giving the protein MSQPAWSAADSHDMIEVRGARENNLADVSVDIPKRRLTVFTGVSGSGKSSLVFGTIAAESQRMINETYSAFLQSFMPSLNRPDVDSLRNLSAAIVVDQERMGANSRSTVGTATDAYAMLRILYSRLGEPAVGGAGAFSFNLPEGMCLTCEGLGRVSDLDVHELVDVERSLNDGAITVPNFAVDSWYWQTIVGSGLFDPDVKLQDFTPQQWEDLLHKPATKIKVGSNTWTYEGLVVKVKRLLLSKDRESMQPHIRAFVDRAVTFTTCADCAGTRLNAAARSSLIAGRGIADCSSMQISDLAEFVRSIDDPAVAPLVANLRDLLDSLVEIGLGYLSLDRESATLSGGEAQRVKMVRHLGSSLSDVTYVFDEPTVGLHPHDIARMNDLLLRLRDKGNTVLVVEHKPETIAIADHVVDLGPGAGADGGRICFTGDVPALRRSDTLTGRHLDHRVTLRDAVRRPTGQLAIRQADLHNLRDVDVDIPLGVLTVVTGVAGSGKSSLIHGSLRGRSGVVIVDQSPIRGSRRSNPATYSGVLDPIRTAFAKANGVKAALFSANSEGACPACKGIGLIYTDLAMMAGVASVCERCEGRRFTDTVLTYRLRGKNISEVLAMSVTEAYAFFPHPILNRLVDVGLGYLRLGQPLTTLSGGERQRLKLAIHLAEKSSTYVLDEPTTGLHLADVDQLLALLDRMVDAGNTVIVIEHHQAVMAHADWLIDLGPGAGHDGGRIVFTGTPADLVANGDSRTAVHLREYVGRASGDAA; this is encoded by the coding sequence ATGTCGCAGCCAGCATGGTCCGCCGCCGACAGTCACGACATGATCGAGGTACGCGGGGCGCGGGAGAACAACCTCGCCGACGTCTCGGTCGACATCCCCAAACGCCGGTTGACGGTGTTCACCGGCGTCTCCGGTTCGGGTAAGTCGTCGCTGGTCTTCGGCACCATCGCCGCCGAGTCCCAACGCATGATCAACGAGACCTACAGCGCGTTCCTCCAGTCGTTCATGCCGAGCCTCAACCGGCCGGACGTCGACTCACTGCGCAACCTCAGCGCGGCCATCGTCGTGGACCAGGAGCGGATGGGCGCCAACTCCCGCTCCACCGTCGGCACCGCCACCGACGCGTACGCCATGCTGCGCATCCTCTACAGCCGGCTCGGCGAGCCGGCGGTGGGTGGCGCCGGCGCGTTCAGCTTCAACCTGCCCGAGGGCATGTGCCTCACCTGCGAAGGGCTGGGCCGGGTCTCCGACCTCGACGTGCACGAGCTGGTCGACGTCGAGCGCTCCCTCAACGACGGGGCGATCACGGTGCCCAACTTCGCCGTCGACTCGTGGTACTGGCAGACGATCGTCGGCTCCGGCCTCTTCGACCCGGACGTGAAGCTCCAGGACTTCACCCCGCAGCAGTGGGAGGACCTCCTGCACAAGCCGGCCACGAAGATCAAGGTCGGCAGCAACACCTGGACGTACGAGGGTCTGGTGGTGAAGGTCAAGCGGCTCCTGCTGAGCAAGGACCGGGAGTCGATGCAGCCGCACATCCGCGCGTTCGTCGACCGGGCCGTCACCTTCACCACCTGCGCCGACTGTGCCGGCACCCGGCTCAACGCGGCGGCCCGGTCGTCGCTGATCGCCGGGCGCGGCATCGCGGACTGCTCGTCCATGCAGATCAGCGACCTGGCCGAGTTCGTCCGGAGCATCGACGACCCGGCGGTGGCACCGCTGGTCGCCAACCTGCGCGACCTGCTCGACTCGCTGGTCGAGATCGGCCTGGGCTACCTCAGCCTGGACCGCGAGTCGGCCACCCTCTCCGGTGGCGAGGCGCAGCGCGTCAAGATGGTCCGACACCTCGGCTCCAGCCTCTCCGACGTCACGTACGTCTTCGACGAACCGACTGTCGGCCTGCACCCGCACGACATCGCCCGGATGAACGACCTGCTGCTGCGGCTGCGCGACAAGGGCAACACGGTGCTGGTGGTGGAGCACAAGCCGGAGACCATCGCGATCGCCGACCACGTGGTCGACCTCGGTCCGGGCGCCGGCGCCGACGGTGGCCGGATCTGTTTCACCGGAGACGTCCCCGCGCTGCGCCGCTCCGACACGCTCACCGGCCGGCACCTGGACCACCGGGTGACACTGCGCGACGCGGTACGCCGACCCACCGGGCAGCTCGCCATCCGCCAGGCCGACCTGCACAACCTGCGCGACGTGGACGTGGACATCCCGCTCGGGGTGCTCACCGTGGTAACCGGCGTGGCCGGCTCCGGCAAGAGCTCGTTGATCCACGGGTCGCTGCGCGGCCGGTCCGGGGTCGTCATCGTGGACCAGTCCCCCATCCGGGGCTCGCGCCGTAGCAACCCGGCCACCTACAGCGGGGTGCTCGACCCGATCCGCACCGCCTTCGCGAAGGCCAACGGGGTGAAGGCGGCGCTGTTCAGCGCGAACTCCGAGGGCGCCTGCCCGGCCTGCAAGGGCATCGGGCTGATCTACACCGACCTGGCGATGATGGCCGGCGTCGCGAGCGTCTGCGAACGCTGCGAGGGGCGACGCTTCACCGACACGGTGCTCACGTACCGGCTGCGGGGAAAGAACATCAGCGAGGTGCTGGCCATGTCGGTCACCGAGGCGTACGCCTTCTTCCCACACCCCATCCTCAACCGCCTGGTCGACGTCGGGCTGGGCTACCTGCGCCTCGGACAGCCGCTGACCACCCTGTCCGGCGGGGAACGGCAACGACTCAAACTCGCCATCCACCTGGCGGAGAAGAGCAGCACCTACGTGCTGGACGAGCCCACCACCGGCCTGCACCTGGCCGACGTGGACCAACTCCTCGCCCTGCTCGACCGGATGGTCGACGCCGGCAACACCGTCATCGTCATCGAGCACCACCAGGCGGTGATGGCGCACGCCGACTGGCTCATCGACCTCGGGCCGGGCGCCGGCCACGACGGCGGTCGGATCGTCTTCACCGGCACGCCCGCCGACCTGGTCGCCAACGGCGACAGCCGCACCGCCGTCCACCTGCGCGAGTACGTGGGGCGGGCGTCAGGTGACGCGGCGTAG
- a CDS encoding TetR/AcrR family transcriptional regulator — protein sequence MDGVKDGKSTRRYRSAVREESARRTRRAVVGAAADLFVARGYAGTSLADVAAAAGVARPTVFAAFGSKPALLRQVLDEALAGDDEPVPVAQRPWFRPVFEADTQAGVLHAYADVCTLIGRRAARIFETVRRAADEADEVAEVWETLLRNRRAGAGMVVERVRSLGALRQGSDVERAVDALWIFNDPAHYDALVLRCGWTEASFRDWLSERMQDALLAR from the coding sequence ATGGACGGTGTCAAGGACGGAAAGTCGACCCGGCGCTATCGGTCCGCGGTGCGTGAGGAGAGCGCGCGGCGCACCCGGCGGGCGGTTGTCGGCGCGGCGGCTGACCTGTTCGTGGCACGCGGTTACGCCGGCACCTCGCTGGCTGATGTGGCCGCCGCCGCGGGCGTCGCACGCCCGACCGTGTTCGCCGCCTTCGGGTCGAAGCCGGCGCTGCTGCGTCAGGTCCTCGACGAGGCGCTCGCCGGCGACGACGAGCCGGTGCCCGTCGCTCAACGGCCCTGGTTCCGGCCCGTCTTCGAGGCCGACACGCAGGCCGGGGTCCTGCACGCCTACGCCGACGTGTGCACCCTGATCGGCAGGCGTGCGGCGCGGATCTTCGAGACGGTGCGCCGGGCGGCGGACGAGGCGGACGAGGTCGCCGAGGTGTGGGAGACGCTCCTGCGCAACCGTCGTGCGGGCGCCGGGATGGTGGTCGAGCGCGTGCGTTCGCTCGGCGCGTTGCGCCAGGGCTCCGACGTCGAGCGGGCGGTCGACGCGCTGTGGATCTTCAACGACCCGGCGCACTACGACGCGCTGGTGCTGCGGTGCGGCTGGACCGAGGCATCCTTCCGAGACTGGCTGTCCGAACGCATGCAGGACGCGCTGCTGGCGCGCTGA